The Pseudanabaena sp. BC1403 genome includes the window GAGGATGATGTCCAGAACTGATAAGGCGATGATTTTCTCCGATTAACTCTTCACGGTTATATTTGGAGATTTCACAAAATTTATCATTAGCAAAGGTAATCGTTCCTTGGACATCAGTAATGGCAACAATTGCGGTTTGATCGAGGGCATCGGTGATATCTTTTAATTGCTTCTTAGATTTCTTTTCCGCAGTGATATCTTGAGCAATGCCCATAAAACCAGTGATTTCACCTTGAACTGTGTGAATTGCCGTAATCGTCAGCATTACAGGAAATTTCGAGCCATCTTTACAAATATAAGTCCATTCCCGTTCATACACCTGCCCCAATCTAGCCTTGGCAGCAAAGACTTCAAAACCAACTTCGATATCTCTTTCTAGTTCCTGAGATAAATGTTTAGCTTGGGAAACAACTTCATCGAGATCGTGAAAAATAGCGGGATTAGTTTTACCAACAACTTCTGATGCGGCATAGCCTAGCATCCTCTCAGCGGCAACATTAAAGGATTGGATAACCCCCTGCAAATCGGTAGAAATGATTGCAAAGCTAGCGCTATCTAAGATCGCTTGTTTGAGCATAGAGACTTCGCTCAATTGCAATTCTGAAGCCTTGCGATCGCTAATATCGCGCAAGATTGTAGAAGCTCCGACTACTGCTCCCTCCTCGTTCACTAAAGGAGAGATAGTTGCCATGACTGCGATACTTTTACCTTCTTTACTGATGCAGGCAGTTTCAAAATGTTCTATCCGTTCTCTCCGCATCAGACGCGCCAAAATCTGAGGTTCCTCATCCAATTGGTCAGGAAAAAAAAGCATAGAAACAGGATTTCCAATTGCTTCAGCCTCTGTGTATCCAAATAATCTCTCGGCGGCAGGATTCCAACTAGTGATGATTCCATCCAAGCTCTTGGTGATAATCGCGTCACTGGAGGATTCGACCACAGATGCTAATAGCCGAGATGAATCCTCCTTTAACCTTATCTCTAATTGACTGATCACTAGACGGCTTAATGCTTCTAGTTGTCTAATCTGTTGCTCAGTGAGATCGCGAGGTTGGCGATCGATTACGCATAGCGTCCCCAAAGCAAAATTATCCTCGGTAATTAGCGGAACTCCAGCATAAAATCGAATATTCGGATCTTGAGCTACCAGTGGATTGTCAGCAAATCGCGGATCAAGACTAGCATCAGGAACATTTAAAATCGCACTTTCGGCAACGGCATGACCACAAAAGGAAATATCGCGAGGTGTTTCTGTTGCGTCAATGCCAACGCGGGACTTAAACCACTGACGATCTTTGTCAACCAATGAGATGAGGGCGATCGGCGTTCCGCAGATATCCGCAGCAAGTTGGGTTAAGTCGTCATAGACTTGCTCTGGCAAGGTATCAAGAATATGGTAGCGATCTAGTGCAACTAGGCGATCGCTTTCATTTGCTGGAATTTCAGGCTGTTGCATAGGATTAATTGCAATGAGTTTTTCTTTTGCAGAATTTTGGGATAGCCCTCTAATACCAATTCACAAAAGTGTGGCAACACTTCTGTGAATTAAAACCCAAGCCCTGTAAGGGTTTTAAAAACATAAAATGGCAACGCCACTTTGTGTTTTGGTATAAAGATGTGAGGCGACTCTCGTTGCTCATCTCTAGAGCAATTTTTGCATTAAAAGATCTAATTGTTTTAGTTTGATAGGCTTGCTCATGTATTCATTAGCTCCAACCGCTAAACAGCGATCGCGATCGTCTTCCATTGCTAGTGCAGTTAAGGCGATAATCGGAATGTCAATCAAACTAGGATCGAGGCGGATTTGAGCTATCGCCGTGAGTCCATCCATAACAGGCATTTGGATATCCATCAAAATCAAATCAGGGCGCTTCTCTTTTGCAATGGCGATCGCCTCAACACCATTTTGGGCGATAATAACACGATACTCTTTGGCTTTGAGATAGCTAGAAACTGTCATGACATTGGCTTCGTTGTCTTCTGCTAGCATTATGAGAGGAGGATTGACAACTTTTCTATCATCGAACTTTTCCGAAGCAATATCAGACTTATTGTCAGATTGAGAGATTCCCTTAGTATTTGTCTTAGGAGCAATTGATGAATGTGTAGGTGATATTCCCTCAATATTCGGCGCTTGGCAAATATAGGGCAGACGCACAGTAAAGCAGCTACCTTCGTTAAGCTTGCTGCGAAGTCTGACATTACCACCATGCAGCTCTACAATTCTTTTGACTAGAGCAAGTCCCAGTCCAGTTCCTTCATATTGGCGATTGAGCTTGCTATCAATCTGCACGAAGGGTTGAAAAAGTTTTTCCTGATCAGCGGGGGAAATGCCGATACCAGTATCGGTTACAGAAAAGCAAAGATATCGACTATCTTTGAGGTCGCAATCTTCATATTTCCAATCAGGGCTATTTGGCTGAAGTATTGCCTTTAAGGATTTATGTTCGACAAAAGTTATCTCTAGTGGTTCGTAATATACTTCTAGCGTGACTTTACCACCTGTAGCTGTAAATTTTACGGCGTTAGTTAACAAATTAATCAGCACTTGTCTCATCCGACGTTGATCTAAAATCATTTCTCCTAAGTCTTGGGACAATTTCACATTTATCTGAATTTGCTTTTTGAAGGCTTGTTGCTTGACAAAGCTTAGGCTGGATTTACAAAGCTGTTCGATCGCAACTTTCTCGATATCAAGTTCCAGTTTTCCAGATTCAATTTTCGATAGTTCGAGAATGTCATTGATTAAAGATAGTAGATGTTCTCCACTTTTTTCGATCATCGATATCGCATCAGATTGGCGCGTATTAATAGGACCTAAAATTTGTTCTTGCAAGCTTTCCGACATTCCCAAAATGGCATTGAGTGGTGTCCGAAGTTCGTGACTCATATTGGCAAGAAATTCATCCTTCAATCGGATAGCTTGCATGAGTTTGCTTTCGTTTCTTTTGAGATTGGTAATATCTTGGCGGACTGCAAGGTATTGATAGGGGTTGCCCTGATCATTAATAAAGGGAATAATTGTTGTATCTACCCAATAGAAGCAGCCATCCTTAGTCCGATTTTTAATTTCCCCTTGCCAAATTTTACCGCTAGCGATCTCCTTCCACATATTCGCAAAAAAATTGTGGGGATGATGTCCAGAGTTGAGAATACGATGGTTTTGACCGATTAATTCTTCTCGACTGTATTTAGAAATTTCGCAGAATTTATCATTTGCAAAGGTAATCGTACCATTTACATCGGTAATCGCCACCAACGCCGTGTTATTTAAAGCATTGGTGATATCTCGAAGTTGAGATTGCGATTGTTTAATTGCAGTGATATCACGCGCGATTTTGGAAGCGCCAACTACTGTTCCTATCGCATCGATTAAAGGAGAAATTGAGAAAGATACATCTCGTGGACTACCATCTTTGTGGAGACGAATGCTTTCAAAGTTTTCCATTCTTTCTCCTCGTTTGAGGTGTTCGATAAATATCATTTCTTCTTGTACGCGATCGCTCGGAATCATCATGAAAATCGATTTCCCCAATACTTCATCGACTGAGTAGCCAAATAATCTCTCAGCAGCTGGATTCCAACTGGTGATGATCCCATCAAACGTGTTAGTGACGATCGCATCATTCGAGGACTCAACCACCGAGACTAACAGTCGAGAAGTTTCCTCTGCTAGCCTTAACTCTAATTGACTGACAACCAAATGGCTAAGCATCTCTAATTGTTTGATTTGTTGAGGTGTGAGTTGTTTAGGATGAGGAGCGATCACACATAAAGTACCTAAAGCATAGTTGTCAGGAGTTATTAAAGGTACTCCTAAATAAAATCTAATCTTGGGTTCACCAACAACCAAAGGATTATCCGAAAAACGTGCATCTTCTTTAGTATCTGGGATATGCAAAATCGCTTTTTCAGCCACAGCGTGACCACAGAAAGAAATTTCACGAGATGTCTCAGTTGCATCAATCCCCACCCGCGATTTGAACCATTGCCGATCGCGATCGACTAAAGAGATTAAAGCGATCGGCGTTCCGCAAATATGTGAAGCCAGTTGTACCAAGTTGTCATATACCTGCTCTGGTAATGTATCGAGAATTTTATAGCGATTAAGAGCAGCTAAGCGATCACTTTCATTTTCTGGAGTTTCAGGCTTTTTCATAGGATTAATTAGGATAATATCTTAGTCCGCAAAATTTCTAAACTATCGCGGGTTTCAAGTTCTCATGTATAACTTAAAAGTAATAAAATTCATATTTGTGTTATCTGTGATTTTACCCTGTCCCAACCAAGACTAAAAACTACTACAACTGGTTTAATTATGCCCAGCTAATCGATTATTTCAATCTAACAGGTTTACTTGCTTTAATTTAACAAGTTTACTGATGTTATCTTTTAGAGCTCGTTGCATTTCATCCTTAGAAACCATTTAAGAATTGTCTAGATCCCCCCCAGCCCCCCTTAAAAAGGGGGGAGAATTAAATTCTTCCCCCTTTTTAAGGGGGATTGAGGGGGATCTCTTAGAGCTTTTGACCGCAGAAAGTATTTCTTAAATGGTTTCTTAAGCCCAAATTAATAAAGGCGGAGCGAAGCTCCGCCTTTATTAATTTGGGCTTTAATTTTTCCTAGACAAATTAAAACCTAAAATACGAGTGGCAGCGCTTAGCGCTGCCACTCGTATTTTGGGTTTTATGTCCTAAGCAAACCCTACATTTCTATGAAATAAAAAAATTACTGTGAAGGTTTATGGTGTTCATTTTGTCTGCTACAAAATGAACACCGCTATATGAACCAGTCTAGAAAATGATGCTGTTGCTAATAGATGCGATATTTCCATTATTGACAGTCAGTAAATTAACCAGATTATTGGCATTGCCTAAACCATCGGGAGAAACTTGGAGAACTGTGCTTGTGCCAAGTTGCTGGAAGCGAACGATCCCATCAGCGATCGCATTAGTACCAGTGTAATTAATCGAGCTAAATACACCTCCAAGTTTAATCATATCGCCAGCACCGAAGTCGAGAATTGTGTCACCAGCTTCGTTGATATTATTAAACTGGAAAGTATCGTTACCTGCCCCACCGACGAGAATATCATTACCCTTGCCGCCGATCAGAATGTCATTACCTGCGCCGCTCGAAATAAATTCACTCGCGTCAGTTCCTTGTACGGTGTCACTCCAGCTAAAGCCGAAGAGTGATTGAGAAGCGATCGCTGTTGTAGGGTTGCTAACATAGTCAATCAGCGCTTTGCCCATGTCAGTCGATCGCCAATCTTTGTTAGCAGCCATCACGCGATCGAGTGTATCCGCACTCACAGAAGCATCACCTTTAATGCGGAAGATAATATCGTTGTAATCGCGATCGGTGGCTCCATCAAGGCGTTGATCTTCAAGGGAGATAACAAACGAGCCATTACCAACATCAGTGCGTCCCATTTGGAAACTGCGGCTAGGATTGTTATCTAGCATTGAGAACAAAGGACGTTTAGTCCCATCGATCGCAGGGTTTGCGATAACTTCGCTAATTGTGCCGTTGGGAACTTGGATGACACCGTAGGAAGTATTAGGAGCAAGATTGAGGGTTTTCGTTCCTTTATAGGTTCCCGAATTAAAATTAGATTCCCAATCTAAACCACTGGTAAACTTAGCAGCATCGGTTGCATCGCTGAGCAATACATAACCTTGAGTCGAGTTGCTAGCTACACGGCGAGCAGCTTCAGCAATAAAAGCGGCGGAGCCAGCAGTATAAGTATCCATGCCATCAAGACTGAAAATACCGACATCACCTTTGTAGTAGCCACCATCGTAGAGAAATTCCACTTCGAGAGTACCAGATTGCCCAGAGGTAATTACCCCTTTGTCATATTCAGAACGATTAGAATAGCTAAGTAGCTGTTGTCCAGCAGTAGAACTGCGCCAGTCGCGCTCGGAATTAACCAAGCCATTCATCAGAGGCACATCACTAGTCGCGCCCTTGACTTGAATCACGATGTCGTTATAGTCGCGATCGGAAATGTTCGGTAAGTCTACACGATTATCTTCAAAGGCATAGGTGTTTTTGCCATCGACATTAACCATTTGTCCGATCGCTGTTCCAAAGATATTCGCTTCAGGAATCGAGAACATCGGTAGGTTGCCAGTTTGATTAATGCTGCTGATGTTATTTGCGATCGCTGCTACCGTATTGTTTTGGATGAGCATAAAGGCAAAGTGACCACGAGGAGACATGTCGAAGGTTTGTGCGCCTTTGTATGATCCTGTGCCTGAGTTGAAATCTTCTTCCCATGCCACTGTATCCGAGAATTTCGTAGCATCAGCCCGATCTTTCGTTATAACATGTCCAAGATTCGATTCAGTTAAAGCGCGGCGAGCAGCTTCTTGAACAAACGCTGTGGAGCCAGCTTTAAAATTTTCCATGCCATCAAGACTGAAAATAGCCAATTCGCTCTGATACCAACCACCATCATGGAGAAAGTCAATGCGAACTTTGCCCGATTCGCCAGTATCGAAGATACCGCCGCTATATTTAGGACGAGTGGCATACTGCACCAATTCTTGACCGACGGAAGAAGTGCGCCAATCGCGATCGGGATTAACATTGGTATCCATCAAAGGTGCGACACCCTTTGCTCCCGTAAAGCGAAAAACCATATCATTGTAATCCTTGTCGGACAAGGTTCCCCAGTCAGTGCGCACATCTTCCATGCCAAAGGTGTCGCCCTTGCCAGTGACATCAACGATTTGACGAATGTTGCTAGGTGAGCCGATATTGGCTTGGGGAATCGAGAAGATCGGCAAG containing:
- a CDS encoding PAS domain S-box protein — its product is MQQPEIPANESDRLVALDRYHILDTLPEQVYDDLTQLAADICGTPIALISLVDKDRQWFKSRVGIDATETPRDISFCGHAVAESAILNVPDASLDPRFADNPLVAQDPNIRFYAGVPLITEDNFALGTLCVIDRQPRDLTEQQIRQLEALSRLVISQLEIRLKEDSSRLLASVVESSSDAIITKSLDGIITSWNPAAERLFGYTEAEAIGNPVSMLFFPDQLDEEPQILARLMRRERIEHFETACISKEGKSIAVMATISPLVNEEGAVVGASTILRDISDRKASELQLSEVSMLKQAILDSASFAIISTDLQGVIQSFNVAAERMLGYAASEVVGKTNPAIFHDLDEVVSQAKHLSQELERDIEVGFEVFAAKARLGQVYEREWTYICKDGSKFPVMLTITAIHTVQGEITGFMGIAQDITAEKKSKKQLKDITDALDQTAIVAITDVQGTITFANDKFCEISKYNREELIGENHRLISSGHHPQSFFAEMWKTISRGQTWRAEIKNRAKDGSFYWVDTTIVPFLNEDGKPYQYLAIRKDITARKATDVELQKLSLIASQTDNVAIVTNPQGQIEWVNHSFHKLTGYTLAEAIGKRPGDLLQGEKTSKETVDAIRYALAMKEPFSGEILNYSKEGRPYWLLLNINPVFDDDGKLLNFIAIENEITTRKEIEISLRQEVEGAMKKLHVMNERLEISNRELLDFAYVSSHDLQEPLRKIQAFGDRLKSTCQDALNEKGLDYLERMLNAANRAQILINDLLEFSRVTTKAQPFKPIKLSEILEGVLSDLEVRIEKSGVILEVDPLPVVEADALQMRQILQNLIGNALKFLREGVTPVVQVRSRIYLEHGEDWCEIRVIDNGIGFEQQYAERIFQIFQRLHGRKTFEGTGIGLAICRKIAERHNGTLTAEGELEQGATFIFTLPIYQPKRELHDA
- a CDS encoding PAS domain S-box protein; amino-acid sequence: MKKPETPENESDRLAALNRYKILDTLPEQVYDNLVQLASHICGTPIALISLVDRDRQWFKSRVGIDATETSREISFCGHAVAEKAILHIPDTKEDARFSDNPLVVGEPKIRFYLGVPLITPDNYALGTLCVIAPHPKQLTPQQIKQLEMLSHLVVSQLELRLAEETSRLLVSVVESSNDAIVTNTFDGIITSWNPAAERLFGYSVDEVLGKSIFMMIPSDRVQEEMIFIEHLKRGERMENFESIRLHKDGSPRDVSFSISPLIDAIGTVVGASKIARDITAIKQSQSQLRDITNALNNTALVAITDVNGTITFANDKFCEISKYSREELIGQNHRILNSGHHPHNFFANMWKEIASGKIWQGEIKNRTKDGCFYWVDTTIIPFINDQGNPYQYLAVRQDITNLKRNESKLMQAIRLKDEFLANMSHELRTPLNAILGMSESLQEQILGPINTRQSDAISMIEKSGEHLLSLINDILELSKIESGKLELDIEKVAIEQLCKSSLSFVKQQAFKKQIQINVKLSQDLGEMILDQRRMRQVLINLLTNAVKFTATGGKVTLEVYYEPLEITFVEHKSLKAILQPNSPDWKYEDCDLKDSRYLCFSVTDTGIGISPADQEKLFQPFVQIDSKLNRQYEGTGLGLALVKRIVELHGGNVRLRSKLNEGSCFTVRLPYICQAPNIEGISPTHSSIAPKTNTKGISQSDNKSDIASEKFDDRKVVNPPLIMLAEDNEANVMTVSSYLKAKEYRVIIAQNGVEAIAIAKEKRPDLILMDIQMPVMDGLTAIAQIRLDPSLIDIPIIALTALAMEDDRDRCLAVGANEYMSKPIKLKQLDLLMQKLL
- a CDS encoding DUF4114 domain-containing protein — protein: MALQTTTQGTFTVGATGKLSFDFLFDGGKFQGELAIFSLNGMESLEVGSVAFEQEAARRALTNSTQGRILVADNSEGAKFSAELDWEANFNSGAYKGIKNFSMQAGDRIAFMLISNGTVSQTFNTLASGLELGLDKQPLFSISAANPNLSNQFAQVEDIAGKGNLFAMEDVRLKGGSDYDYNDVVFQLTGAEGNNIPALSDVGASTKDWVDTAIGKQITDYASRSTFDSGVFRVDASGQVGVDYLYDGGWYQGEMAIFSLKGMEGLQVDSYEFAQEATRRALSNSTQGHIVIKDRTEDAKFTSKLIWEDGFNGGSYQGVKTYSMNAGEDFAVMLVQNSTVQELAYDVTKMWSGNRLPIFSIPQANIGSPSNIRQIVDVTGKGDTFGMEDVRTDWGTLSDKDYNDMVFRFTGAKGVAPLMDTNVNPDRDWRTSSVGQELVQYATRPKYSGGIFDTGESGKVRIDFLHDGGWYQSELAIFSLDGMENFKAGSTAFVQEAARRALTESNLGHVITKDRADATKFSDTVAWEEDFNSGTGSYKGAQTFDMSPRGHFAFMLIQNNTVAAIANNISSINQTGNLPMFSIPEANIFGTAIGQMVNVDGKNTYAFEDNRVDLPNISDRDYNDIVIQVKGATSDVPLMNGLVNSERDWRSSTAGQQLLSYSNRSEYDKGVITSGQSGTLEVEFLYDGGYYKGDVGIFSLDGMDTYTAGSAAFIAEAARRVASNSTQGYVLLSDATDAAKFTSGLDWESNFNSGTYKGTKTLNLAPNTSYGVIQVPNGTISEVIANPAIDGTKRPLFSMLDNNPSRSFQMGRTDVGNGSFVISLEDQRLDGATDRDYNDIIFRIKGDASVSADTLDRVMAANKDWRSTDMGKALIDYVSNPTTAIASQSLFGFSWSDTVQGTDASEFISSGAGNDILIGGKGNDILVGGAGNDTFQFNNINEAGDTILDFGAGDMIKLGGVFSSINYTGTNAIADGIVRFQQLGTSTVLQVSPDGLGNANNLVNLLTVNNGNIASISNSIIF